The [Eubacterium] siraeum genome contains a region encoding:
- the hydE gene encoding [FeFe] hydrogenase H-cluster radical SAM maturase HydE, protein MSRAEELKELVSKLYSTHHLEKGEYVSLIENRDAVRDYLFELSRSVREKYYGKDVYIRGLIEFTDYCKNDCYYCGIRCSNKQAERYRLSKEQILDCCKTGYELGFRTFVLQGGEDPYYSDDMICDIVCSIKRDFPDCAVTLSIGEKSEESYRRYFESGADRYLLRHETADYEHYSKLHPPGLSAKHRQDCLRTLKKIGYQTGAGFMVGSPYQTAENLADDMLFLEELKPEMVGIGPFIPHHATPFADKPQGTAELTLFMLGLVRLALPDVLLPATTAIGTIHPTGRELALKAGANVVMPNLSPTDVRKKYLLYDNKICTGDESAQCRMCLQKRVEDAGYRIVESRGDHASFNERK, encoded by the coding sequence TTGAGCAGAGCCGAAGAACTGAAAGAACTGGTATCAAAGCTGTACAGCACACACCACCTCGAAAAAGGCGAATATGTATCCCTTATCGAAAACAGGGACGCAGTGCGTGATTATCTCTTTGAACTGTCACGCAGCGTCCGTGAAAAATATTACGGTAAGGATGTTTATATCAGAGGTCTGATAGAATTTACCGACTACTGTAAAAACGACTGTTATTATTGCGGAATACGGTGCAGTAACAAGCAGGCCGAGCGCTACAGGCTCAGCAAGGAGCAGATACTTGATTGCTGTAAGACAGGCTATGAGCTTGGCTTCAGAACGTTTGTACTGCAGGGCGGAGAAGATCCTTATTACAGTGATGATATGATATGCGATATTGTCTGTTCGATAAAGCGTGATTTTCCCGATTGTGCTGTAACGCTTTCGATAGGCGAAAAAAGCGAAGAAAGCTACCGCAGATATTTTGAAAGCGGTGCGGACAGATACCTGTTGCGCCACGAAACCGCCGATTACGAGCATTATTCAAAGCTCCATCCGCCCGGTCTTTCGGCAAAGCACAGACAGGATTGTCTTAGAACGCTTAAAAAAATCGGCTATCAGACAGGGGCAGGCTTTATGGTAGGCTCTCCTTATCAGACGGCTGAAAATCTTGCCGATGATATGCTGTTTTTGGAAGAACTGAAGCCCGAAATGGTGGGGATAGGCCCTTTTATACCGCACCACGCAACGCCCTTTGCCGATAAGCCGCAGGGTACGGCTGAGCTTACGCTGTTTATGCTGGGTCTTGTGCGGCTTGCACTGCCCGATGTACTGCTTCCTGCGACTACTGCGATAGGAACGATTCATCCGACAGGCAGAGAGCTTGCGCTTAAAGCCGGCGCTAACGTTGTAATGCCGAATCTGTCACCGACAGACGTAAGAAAAAAATATCTGCTGTATGACAACAAAATCTGCACAGGCGACGAATCCGCACAGTGCAGAATGTGCCTGCAAAAACGTGTTGAGGACGCAGGCTACAGAATAGTCGAATCAAGGGGCGACCACGCCTCTTTTAACGAAAGGAAATAA
- a CDS encoding iron-only hydrogenase system regulator, whose protein sequence is MNYESRVALIGIVVSESSSVSKLNEYLHECAHYIIGRMGVPYEKAGVSIISVAIDAPQDVINTLSGKLGALKGVTSKTIYQKLPAECSKEKEADD, encoded by the coding sequence ATGAATTATGAGAGCAGAGTAGCGCTTATAGGAATAGTCGTATCCGAGTCCTCTTCGGTGTCAAAGCTGAACGAATATCTGCACGAGTGCGCTCATTACATTATCGGCAGGATGGGAGTACCTTATGAAAAGGCGGGGGTTTCTATCATCAGCGTTGCCATTGACGCACCGCAGGATGTGATAAATACCTTGTCGGGTAAGCTTGGCGCATTGAAGGGCGTTACCTCAAAGACTATCTATCAGAAGCTTCCTGCAGAGTGTTCAAAGGAAAAGGAGGCGGACGATTGA
- the secA gene encoding preprotein translocase subunit SecA translates to MGLLTKIFGNYSEKEIKRIIPIKDKVLELESKYSPMTDSELKAQTPALKERLENGETLDDILPDAFAVCREAMWRVLGIKPYPVQILGGIILFQGRIAEMRTGEGKTFVAALPSYLVALSGKGVHVVTVNDYLAKRDGEMIGRVHRFLGLTVGLILHDMKNDERRKSYNSDVTYGTNNEFGFDYLRDNMCNYKKDKVQREFNFAIVDEVDSILIDEARTPLIISGPGDKSTDLYQKANRLALQLKPFTVVDLDSKEDQDQFDGDYIIDEKAKNATLTQRGVKKAEAYFGVENLMDAENMTLLHHVNQAIKAVGVMKRDVDYVVKDGEIVIVDEFTGRLMFGRRFNEGLHQAIEAKEGVKVKNESKTLATITFQNFFRLYDKLSGMTGTAMTEEAEFRQIYALDVIEIPTNKPIARIDHEDQVYKNEEGKYKAVIRQIEECHAKGQPVLVGTITIEKSELLSSMLKKKGIKHEVLNAKNHEREAEIVAQAGKKGAVTIATNMAGRGTDIMLGGNAEYLAKARMRKEGMDEALINEATGFAETDNEDILNARETYIKYNAEYKAAIKDEAEEVRQAGGLFILGTERHESRRIDNQLRGRAGRQGDPGESRFFISLEDDLMRKFGGERVQSVMQTLGIEDDVPIENAFLTKTIESSQRKVEGRNFSIRKNVLDFDDVMSQQRMTIYSQRAKVLDGEDVSDYVKNMIKETIEENVKTYCSDDYPENWNLIGLREHFANMLTKEDDFNYTTEDLNTIDRKDIVKLLQERADALYAEREEMFGTENMREIERICLLKVVDTKWMDHIDAMEELKRGIYLRSYAQRDPVVEYRIEGFAMFDEMIAAIREDTARLVLTVKVRIEEPLEREQVMKPDAENAGSHTTVKKSASEKVGRNDPCPCGSGKKYKKCCGKDE, encoded by the coding sequence ATGGGATTACTTACAAAAATATTCGGTAACTATTCCGAAAAAGAAATCAAGAGAATAATTCCGATAAAGGATAAGGTTCTTGAGCTTGAATCGAAATATTCTCCGATGACCGACAGCGAGCTTAAGGCGCAGACTCCTGCACTGAAGGAAAGACTTGAAAACGGTGAAACACTCGATGATATTCTCCCCGACGCATTCGCCGTATGCCGTGAGGCTATGTGGAGAGTTCTCGGCATAAAGCCTTATCCCGTACAGATACTCGGCGGTATTATTCTTTTCCAGGGACGTATTGCAGAGATGAGAACAGGTGAAGGTAAGACCTTCGTTGCCGCACTCCCCTCTTATCTTGTTGCGCTCAGCGGCAAGGGCGTACACGTTGTAACGGTAAACGACTACCTTGCAAAGCGTGACGGTGAAATGATAGGCCGTGTACACAGGTTCTTAGGTCTTACCGTAGGACTTATACTTCACGATATGAAAAACGATGAAAGAAGAAAGTCGTATAACAGCGATGTAACATACGGTACAAACAACGAATTCGGCTTTGACTACCTTCGTGATAATATGTGCAATTATAAGAAGGATAAGGTACAGCGTGAATTCAACTTCGCTATTGTCGATGAGGTCGACTCGATACTTATTGATGAAGCGAGAACTCCTCTTATCATTTCGGGACCCGGAGATAAGTCGACCGACCTTTACCAGAAGGCTAACAGACTTGCGTTACAGTTAAAGCCGTTTACTGTTGTAGACCTTGACAGCAAGGAAGATCAGGATCAGTTTGACGGCGATTATATCATAGACGAAAAGGCAAAGAACGCTACTCTTACCCAGCGTGGCGTTAAAAAAGCGGAAGCATATTTCGGCGTAGAAAACCTTATGGATGCCGAAAATATGACGCTTTTACACCATGTCAACCAGGCTATCAAGGCGGTAGGTGTAATGAAGCGTGACGTTGACTATGTTGTAAAGGACGGCGAAATAGTAATCGTTGATGAATTTACAGGACGTCTTATGTTCGGACGTAGATTCAACGAGGGCTTACACCAGGCTATCGAGGCAAAGGAAGGCGTAAAGGTTAAGAACGAGAGCAAGACGCTCGCTACCATCACCTTCCAGAACTTCTTCAGACTGTACGACAAGCTGTCCGGTATGACAGGTACGGCTATGACGGAAGAAGCCGAATTCAGACAGATTTATGCACTTGACGTTATAGAGATACCTACCAACAAGCCTATAGCAAGAATCGACCACGAGGATCAGGTATATAAGAACGAAGAAGGCAAGTACAAGGCAGTAATCCGTCAGATTGAAGAGTGCCACGCAAAAGGTCAGCCTGTACTGGTCGGCACTATTACGATTGAGAAATCAGAACTGCTCTCCTCTATGCTCAAGAAGAAAGGCATAAAGCATGAGGTGCTGAACGCAAAGAATCACGAGCGTGAAGCTGAAATCGTTGCACAGGCAGGTAAGAAGGGTGCGGTTACTATCGCAACCAACATGGCAGGTCGTGGTACGGATATTATGCTCGGCGGTAACGCAGAGTATCTTGCAAAGGCAAGAATGAGAAAAGAAGGCATGGACGAGGCTCTCATAAACGAGGCTACAGGCTTTGCCGAAACAGATAACGAAGATATTCTCAACGCAAGAGAAACGTATATCAAGTACAATGCGGAATATAAGGCCGCAATAAAGGACGAGGCTGAGGAAGTAAGACAGGCAGGCGGTCTGTTCATACTGGGTACAGAGCGTCACGAATCACGCCGTATCGACAATCAGCTGAGAGGTCGTGCAGGCCGTCAGGGTGACCCCGGCGAAAGCCGCTTCTTCATTTCGCTTGAGGACGATCTTATGCGTAAGTTCGGCGGCGAAAGAGTACAGAGCGTAATGCAGACGCTCGGCATCGAGGACGATGTACCGATTGAAAACGCATTCCTCACAAAGACTATCGAGTCCTCACAGCGTAAGGTTGAGGGCAGAAACTTCTCTATCCGTAAGAACGTACTTGACTTTGACGATGTAATGTCACAGCAGCGTATGACGATTTATTCACAGCGTGCCAAGGTGCTTGACGGTGAAGATGTCAGCGACTATGTAAAGAATATGATAAAGGAAACCATCGAGGAGAATGTCAAGACATACTGCTCCGATGATTATCCTGAAAACTGGAATCTTATCGGTCTGCGTGAGCATTTTGCAAATATGCTTACAAAGGAAGATGACTTCAACTATACTACGGAAGACCTCAATACAATTGACCGCAAGGATATTGTAAAGCTCCTGCAGGAAAGAGCGGACGCTCTTTATGCTGAGCGTGAAGAAATGTTCGGCACTGAAAATATGCGTGAGATTGAGCGTATCTGTCTGCTGAAGGTCGTTGACACCAAGTGGATGGATCATATCGACGCAATGGAGGAACTTAAGCGAGGCATCTATCTCAGAAGCTACGCACAAAGAGATCCCGTTGTCGAATACCGTATTGAAGGCTTCGCAATGTTTGACGAGATGATTGCCGCTATCCGTGAGGATACCGCAAGACTTGTCCTTACCGTCAAGGTAAGGATAGAAGAACCGCTTGAGCGTGAACAGGTAATGAAGCCCGACGCTGAAAACGCAGGTTCTCACACGACCGTAAAGAAATCCGCTTCGGAAAAGGTCGGCAGAAACGATCCCTGCCCCTGCGGAAGCGGTAAAAAGTATAAGAAATGTTGCGGTAAGGACGAATAA
- the hydG gene encoding [FeFe] hydrogenase H-cluster radical SAM maturase HydG, whose amino-acid sequence MYNYDPKSLKAEEFINHEEIEETLRYAEENKHNAELIDSILEKARLRKGLSHREAEVLLDCNIPEKNEEIYKLAEQIKKDFYGNRIVMFAPLYLSNYCVNGCLYCPYHAKNKHICRKKLTQDEVRQEVIALQDMGHKRLAIEAGEDPVNNPLEYILECIKTIYSIKHKNGAIRRVNVNIAATTVENYRKLKEAGIGTYILFQETYHKESYERLHPTGPKHNYAYHTEAMDRAMEGGIDDVGIGALFGLELYRYEFAGLLMHAEHLEAVHGVGPHTISVPRVRRADDIDPDEFDNGITDDTFAKIVACLRIAVPYTGMIVSTRESQKSRERVLHLGISQISGGSRTSVGGYAEPEPEEENSAQFDVSDNRSLDEVVNWLMRLGYIPSFCTACYREGRTGDRFMSLCKAGQIQNCCHPNALMTLKEYLVDYASEDTRKIGEELIARELKTIPNEKVRAKATEYIDNIIHGQRDFRF is encoded by the coding sequence ATGTATAATTACGATCCCAAATCTCTGAAAGCAGAGGAATTCATCAACCACGAGGAAATCGAAGAAACGCTGAGATATGCCGAAGAAAACAAGCATAACGCCGAGCTTATCGACAGCATTCTTGAAAAAGCAAGGCTCAGAAAAGGACTTTCGCACAGAGAGGCAGAGGTTCTGCTCGACTGCAACATTCCCGAAAAGAACGAGGAAATATACAAGCTCGCAGAGCAGATCAAGAAGGACTTTTACGGCAACAGAATCGTAATGTTCGCTCCGCTGTATCTTTCAAACTACTGCGTGAACGGTTGCCTTTACTGCCCTTACCACGCAAAGAACAAGCATATCTGCCGTAAAAAGCTGACGCAGGACGAGGTAAGACAGGAGGTTATCGCATTACAGGATATGGGTCACAAAAGACTTGCCATAGAGGCAGGCGAAGACCCCGTGAACAACCCTCTTGAATACATACTCGAATGTATCAAGACTATTTACTCAATCAAGCACAAGAACGGCGCTATCCGCAGAGTAAACGTAAACATTGCCGCTACGACGGTAGAAAACTACAGAAAGCTGAAAGAGGCGGGAATCGGCACATATATTCTGTTCCAGGAAACCTATCACAAGGAGAGCTATGAGCGCCTGCACCCGACAGGACCCAAGCACAATTACGCTTATCACACAGAGGCTATGGACAGAGCAATGGAGGGCGGAATTGACGATGTAGGCATCGGCGCATTGTTCGGACTTGAGCTTTACAGATATGAATTTGCAGGACTTCTTATGCACGCAGAGCATCTTGAAGCCGTACACGGCGTAGGCCCTCACACTATATCAGTTCCGAGAGTAAGACGTGCCGATGATATAGATCCCGATGAATTCGATAACGGCATCACGGACGATACATTCGCAAAAATAGTTGCCTGTCTTAGAATTGCCGTTCCCTATACCGGAATGATCGTTTCCACAAGAGAAAGCCAGAAGTCAAGGGAAAGAGTTCTGCATCTTGGTATCTCGCAGATAAGCGGTGGCTCAAGAACAAGCGTCGGCGGTTATGCAGAGCCTGAGCCGGAAGAAGAAAACTCGGCACAGTTTGACGTATCGGATAACAGAAGTCTTGACGAGGTAGTAAACTGGCTGATGAGGCTCGGATACATCCCGTCGTTCTGTACAGCCTGCTACCGTGAGGGAAGAACAGGCGACCGCTTCATGAGTCTGTGCAAGGCAGGTCAGATACAGAACTGCTGTCACCCGAATGCCCTTATGACGCTTAAGGAATACCTTGTCGACTATGCATCGGAGGATACAAGAAAAATCGGTGAGGAGCTTATCGCAAGAGAGCTTAAGACCATCCCGAATGAAAAGGTAAGAGCAAAGGCGACCGAGTATATTGACAACATTATTCACGGTCAGAGAGATTTCAGGTTCTGA
- a CDS encoding late competence development ComFB family protein, which yields MLINMMEHYVDERLSELLKDYNCCKCEVCLEDMKAFSLNRLPPKYVSTVNGQVFTRIKQELESQPSVDLDVAVIQAIQHISAKPRHD from the coding sequence ATGCTTATAAATATGATGGAACACTACGTTGACGAAAGACTTTCGGAACTGCTCAAAGATTACAACTGCTGTAAGTGCGAGGTCTGCCTTGAGGATATGAAAGCGTTTTCCCTCAACCGCCTTCCTCCGAAATATGTCAGCACAGTAAACGGACAGGTTTTCACACGCATAAAGCAGGAGCTTGAAAGTCAGCCCTCAGTCGATCTTGACGTTGCTGTCATACAGGCTATTCAGCACATCAGCGCAAAGCCCAGACACGACTGA
- a CDS encoding HAD hydrolase-like protein yields MIKSAVFDIGGTLMEYKGMPCVWVDYYENGFLHVCEKLLPQLTEKNIADGMEILRGYNPSIKFREADYSYERIFGEIVRKWGVDILPEKIAYCFFEAFPLKAYTYPETVPVLQKLRDRGIKIATLTDVATGMPDELHKSYFPELMPFFDLYVSSTSCRYRKPNIKGLCDIAVYFGIKPDEMIFIGDERKDVLVANDFGCTSVYIDRYNNNRDFGQKFTVKDLNGFYDIVTKL; encoded by the coding sequence ATGATAAAGTCAGCCGTATTTGATATAGGCGGCACGCTTATGGAATATAAGGGTATGCCGTGCGTATGGGTCGATTATTATGAAAACGGTTTTTTGCACGTTTGTGAAAAGCTGTTGCCGCAGCTTACCGAAAAGAATATAGCGGACGGGATGGAAATACTGCGTGGCTACAATCCATCAATAAAATTCCGTGAGGCTGATTATTCTTACGAAAGGATATTCGGTGAGATAGTCAGAAAATGGGGTGTGGATATTTTGCCTGAAAAAATCGCTTATTGCTTTTTCGAGGCTTTTCCGCTTAAGGCATACACATATCCCGAAACCGTACCTGTACTGCAAAAACTGCGTGACAGAGGCATAAAGATCGCCACACTTACCGATGTCGCAACGGGAATGCCCGACGAACTGCACAAAAGCTATTTCCCTGAGCTTATGCCGTTTTTCGATTTGTACGTTTCGTCAACCTCGTGCAGATACCGTAAGCCGAACATAAAGGGGCTTTGCGATATTGCCGTTTATTTTGGCATAAAACCCGATGAAATGATATTCATCGGTGATGAAAGAAAAGACGTGCTGGTAGCAAACGACTTCGGCTGTACCTCCGTGTATATCGACAGATATAATAATAACCGTGATTTCGGTCAGAAATTTACTGTAAAAGATCTGAACGGATTTTATGATATTGTTACAAAGCTATAA
- a CDS encoding biotin/lipoyl-binding protein, which yields MSVSSRIFKAAALFSAATIAIVSSGCSGDPVKQEIVTSITDQVQFSYETAKAQYMTIEEEAKIPASLDYAQSEAYYAPIDAKIKTNNISKNMKVKKGDVLFALDTTDLDFQINDKEMKVAAMADGVDKGYAQIELDKLKEQRAAAVVTAPYDGVIAECCYSAVGSDVKSGTLLCRVAVLESIFVYNSQGAGKNLRFGMDVDLVINDVDYKGTVTAAPDTAPSDASKDATTYCAVTLSDDSLKKLINDNNGITAVDAGWATIHAITAKRANVLAVPEKAIKKDGTKTYCSVLQGNEKYDLYVEVGTTAGGYVEILSGLNEGDVVVLAESTGNGSNNTDNKNNNKEDNEDGDDDRKPWDSNKKPPEDM from the coding sequence ATGTCTGTTTCAAGCAGAATTTTTAAAGCAGCGGCTTTATTTTCGGCTGCAACAATAGCAATAGTATCATCGGGTTGCAGCGGCGACCCCGTAAAGCAGGAGATTGTCACCTCGATAACCGATCAGGTGCAGTTTTCGTACGAAACCGCCAAAGCTCAGTATATGACTATCGAAGAAGAAGCAAAGATACCCGCAAGCCTTGATTATGCTCAGTCGGAAGCGTATTACGCACCGATAGACGCAAAAATCAAGACAAATAACATATCCAAGAATATGAAGGTCAAAAAGGGCGATGTTCTGTTTGCGCTTGACACGACTGACCTTGACTTTCAGATAAACGATAAGGAAATGAAGGTTGCGGCGATGGCGGACGGCGTTGATAAGGGCTATGCGCAGATTGAGCTTGACAAGCTTAAGGAACAGCGTGCCGCCGCAGTGGTGACCGCTCCGTATGACGGTGTAATTGCCGAGTGCTGTTATTCCGCTGTCGGCTCGGATGTCAAATCCGGTACACTGCTCTGCCGTGTCGCCGTGCTTGAATCAATATTTGTGTATAATTCTCAGGGCGCAGGAAAGAATCTGCGTTTCGGTATGGATGTTGACCTTGTTATAAACGATGTCGATTATAAAGGAACGGTTACCGCCGCTCCCGACACAGCCCCCTCGGATGCAAGCAAGGATGCTACAACATACTGTGCCGTTACCCTGTCCGATGACAGCCTGAAGAAGCTGATAAACGACAACAACGGTATCACCGCTGTCGATGCCGGCTGGGCTACTATTCACGCAATAACCGCAAAACGTGCGAATGTGCTTGCCGTACCCGAAAAGGCCATCAAGAAGGACGGCACTAAAACCTATTGCAGTGTTCTTCAGGGCAACGAGAAGTACGATCTTTATGTTGAAGTCGGAACGACCGCAGGCGGATATGTTGAAATACTCAGTGGACTTAACGAGGGCGATGTGGTAGTCCTTGCGGAATCAACAGGCAACGGCTCAAACAACACGGATAATAAAAACAATAACAAAGAAGATAATGAGGACGGCGACGATGACCGTAAGCCGTGGGACAGCAATAAAAAGCCGCCCGAAGATATGTAA
- a CDS encoding AGE family epimerase/isomerase, protein MLARECKKELTEHIIPFWNSLEDDDNGGFYGYVGNDLTLDKNAPKGVILHSRILWFYSNCYLVLKDQNCLKKAKHAYEFLSKYCVDKENGGVYWMMNADGTVNDSMKHTYCQAFFIYAMSSYYDASKDKAALELALDVFATVEEKCRDDVAYLEAFSKDWNIIPNDALSENGLMADKTMNTTLHVMEAYTELYRVSSDKRVLKALRFTLEITLDKIYDKNGGKLFVFFNKNLNEIGDIYSYGHDIEATWLIDRACDVIGDEHLSKRCAEMNKVIVKNIADRALSNGRLNNEVEHGVVNTWHIWWVQAEGVVGFCNAYQRYGDARYLEISRTLWNYIKDKMIDKRLGGEWHSQLDDNDQPADFKPVVDPWKCPYHNGRMCLEIISRM, encoded by the coding sequence ATGCTCGCTCGTGAATGCAAAAAGGAACTTACAGAACACATAATCCCTTTCTGGAACAGCCTTGAAGATGATGATAACGGCGGTTTCTACGGCTATGTAGGAAACGACCTTACTCTTGATAAAAACGCTCCCAAGGGCGTAATACTTCACTCAAGAATACTCTGGTTCTACTCAAACTGCTATCTTGTGCTAAAGGATCAGAACTGCCTTAAAAAAGCTAAGCACGCTTATGAATTCCTTTCGAAATACTGTGTTGACAAGGAAAACGGCGGTGTATACTGGATGATGAATGCAGACGGCACGGTAAACGACAGTATGAAGCACACATATTGCCAGGCATTTTTCATCTACGCTATGTCAAGCTACTATGACGCATCTAAGGATAAAGCCGCTTTGGAGCTTGCTCTTGATGTGTTCGCTACGGTTGAGGAAAAGTGCCGTGACGATGTCGCATATCTTGAGGCATTCTCAAAGGACTGGAACATTATCCCGAATGACGCACTTTCCGAAAACGGTCTTATGGCTGACAAAACAATGAACACTACCCTGCACGTTATGGAGGCTTATACCGAGCTTTACAGAGTAAGCAGTGACAAGCGTGTGCTTAAGGCTCTGCGTTTTACTCTTGAGATTACTCTTGACAAGATTTACGATAAGAACGGCGGAAAGCTGTTCGTATTCTTCAATAAAAATCTTAACGAGATAGGCGATATTTACTCATACGGTCACGATATTGAAGCTACATGGCTTATCGACAGAGCCTGCGATGTTATCGGTGACGAGCATCTTTCAAAGAGATGCGCCGAGATGAACAAGGTAATCGTCAAGAACATTGCCGACAGAGCTTTATCGAACGGCAGGCTCAATAACGAGGTTGAACACGGTGTTGTGAACACATGGCATATCTGGTGGGTACAGGCAGAGGGCGTAGTTGGCTTCTGCAACGCTTATCAGAGATACGGCGACGCAAGATACCTTGAGATTTCACGCACTCTCTGGAACTATATCAAGGATAAGATGATAGACAAGCGTCTCGGCGGCGAATGGCATTCACAGCTTGACGATAACGATCAGCCCGCAGATTTCAAGCCGGTCGTAGATCCGTGGAAATGCCCCTACCATAACGGAAGAATGTGCTTAGAGATAATTTCTCGTATGTAA
- a CDS encoding DUF1015 domain-containing protein yields the protein MAEIKAFRGLRFTDKAGSTGEVCCPPYDIISPEQKKQYLAENPHNIIRLELPKTAEDTDEAYGKARVYLNEWLDEEILKCDEKPSIYIYEMVFDALGSSYSVKGYVSLVKLEEFSKGIILPHEETLSKAKEDRFNLMCATGCNFSQIYSLYMDDDNKVFTLIDNASKGVPDKQFTDPDGVTHKLWCVSDEAFIADLASKMSDKKLYIADGHHRYETALRYKKFVAENKQDVGTSEYVTMMLVNMENSGLVVFPTHRIVRDLENFDVNAVIEKSKDYFYIETDLSRTDSTAKLDKAYKDGKKAFVLYCDGKYTLMTLKDTSLMEKLMPTASKALRELDVSVLHTLVLERIFGIDKENMANQKNLTYTRVLDEAIEAVDNGSADCSFILNPTRVSEIRDVALAGEKMPQKSTYFYPKLTTGLVMNKIFD from the coding sequence ATGGCTGAGATCAAAGCATTCAGAGGACTGAGATTTACCGACAAGGCAGGAAGCACAGGCGAGGTGTGCTGTCCTCCCTACGATATTATCAGCCCCGAACAGAAAAAGCAGTATTTGGCTGAAAACCCCCACAATATCATAAGGCTTGAATTGCCGAAAACGGCTGAGGATACCGATGAGGCATACGGCAAGGCAAGAGTGTATCTTAACGAATGGCTTGACGAAGAAATTCTGAAGTGTGACGAAAAGCCTTCAATATATATCTATGAGATGGTGTTTGACGCACTCGGCTCAAGCTACAGCGTAAAGGGATATGTTTCGCTTGTAAAGCTGGAGGAGTTCTCAAAGGGAATAATTCTTCCCCACGAGGAAACGCTCTCAAAAGCCAAAGAGGACAGGTTCAACCTTATGTGTGCTACCGGATGTAATTTCAGCCAGATATACTCGTTATATATGGACGATGACAACAAGGTATTCACGCTTATAGATAATGCAAGCAAGGGCGTTCCCGACAAGCAGTTTACCGATCCCGACGGAGTTACCCACAAGCTGTGGTGCGTAAGCGATGAAGCATTTATCGCAGACCTTGCATCCAAAATGTCTGACAAGAAGTTATATATTGCCGACGGTCACCACCGCTATGAAACGGCGCTCCGTTACAAGAAATTCGTTGCAGAAAACAAGCAGGATGTCGGCACTTCCGAATATGTTACGATGATGCTTGTCAATATGGAGAACAGCGGACTTGTAGTATTCCCTACCCACAGAATCGTAAGAGATCTTGAAAACTTTGATGTAAACGCAGTTATTGAAAAGTCGAAGGATTATTTCTACATAGAAACCGACCTTTCACGCACCGACAGCACCGCAAAGCTCGACAAGGCTTACAAGGACGGCAAGAAGGCATTCGTTCTCTACTGTGACGGCAAGTATACGCTTATGACGTTAAAGGATACTTCCCTTATGGAAAAGCTAATGCCGACTGCAAGCAAGGCACTGCGTGAGCTTGATGTCAGCGTACTTCATACGCTTGTGCTTGAGAGAATTTTCGGCATAGATAAAGAAAATATGGCAAATCAGAAGAACCTTACATACACAAGAGTTCTTGACGAGGCTATTGAAGCTGTAGACAACGGCAGTGCCGATTGTTCATTTATACTTAACCCCACCAGAGTTTCCGAGATAAGAGATGTTGCGCTTGCGGGCGAAAAGATGCCTCAGAAGTCAACATATTTCTACCCCAAACTCACAACAGGACTTGTTATGAACAAAATTTTTGACTGA